The Bacteroidota bacterium region GCGCACTGGGAAAAGAAGATGTAAGAGAAAAAGACATTGTATTGGCTATTGCACTCAAAGTAGGGAAATACATTGAGAGTAGTTGCGAAGATGTCAGGGTGATTTATACCCGGAATACCGACGAATTCATTCCCCTTCATGAAAGAGCTGAAATAGCCAACCGGAATAAAGCAGATCTGTTTATTTCCATACACGCCAACACCAATCCCTACAACAACAAAATAGAAGGGACTGAGACTTATGCCATGGGGCTGCATACTTCAAATGGAAACCTGGAAGTCGCGAAGAAAGAAAATGCCGTAATTACCTTTGAAAAGGATTATTCATCCCATTACGAAGGCTATAACCCCAACTCGGCTGAATCTTTTATTATTTTTTCATTAGTACAAAACACACATTTAACCCAGAGCTTAAATTTCGCCTCTTTTGTCCAGTCTCATGTAAAAGAGGAAGCCCAAAGAAATGACCGGGGAGTAAAACAGGCTGGATTTCTTGTTTTATGGAGAACCACCATGCCAGCCGTATTGATTGAAACCGGATATATTTCCAATGAAAATGAAGAAAGGTTCCTGGCTTCCGAAAAAGGGCAGAATGACCTGGCTTATGGAATTTTCAAGGCCTTTAAAGAATATAAAAGCCATATAGAGAGTAAAAGTCTTTTCCTGGCTGCGGCTGACTCTACGAAAGTGAGTCACAACAGATCAACCCGCAATAAACATTTACCGGATAATTCGGGTGAACTGAGACGTTCAACAGATTCTTTAAAAGCAAATCCGGATACTAATAAGGCACCTTTAATCGTTAGTAATAAGAAAATCGAGGATCAAACAGGAGAAAATGAGGATACAGGTTCTATCAGATTTAGGGTGCAAATTCTTGCATCCATTAAACCCGTTCCATTGACTGCAAAAAACTTCAAAGGTTTATCAAATGTAGAAGAAATGAAAGTTGAGAAAGTTTATAAATATTTTGTAGGAAACACGGCCAATTATCATAAAGCTCTTGTTTTATATAGAGACATCAAAAAAAAGTATTACCCCGACGCCTTTATTATTGCCTGCGACAACGATAAAATTATCCCTCTTCATGAGGCCTTAAATAAAATAAAGAATTAATTTTGAATAATATTTATCATTGCCTTAATATATGAAAATCAACAAAGAAACTAAAATAGGAATATTCGTCACTTTAGTAATAGCAGTATTTATTTGGGGACTGAATTTCTTAAAAGGAAGGAATCTTTTCACACGCGAAAACACCTTTTATGCAGTCTATGATAATGTGGGCGGCCTGATGGAATCCAGTAAAGTCATTATCCATGGATATAAAGTAGGGAAAGTTGACAAAATCTTCTTTATGTCTGGACATAATGACAAGATCATAGTCAGGTTGGCAATAGATAAACAATTCAAAATTCCTAAAAATTCCGTAGCAAAAATCTACAGTACGGATTTCATGGGCACAAAGGCTGTAGATTTGATTTTAAGTGATTCTAAAGAATATTGCAATGAGAATGACACCCTTCGTTCAGATTTTGAACAGGCACTGATCGATCAGATCAATGATGAAATACTGCCGGTGAAATTTAAGGCAGAAAACCTGATGATGGCCATTGATACGGTATTGGAAGATGTACATTCCGTTCTTAACGAATCGACCAAGAAAAATATTTCACTTACCTTCCGCCATGTGGAAGGCATTTCCGCATCGGTTGATGATCTTTTGTCCAGCCAGAAAGGCAGGCTGGCTGCAATTTTTTACAACATCGAATCGATTTCAGATAACTTAAAGGAGAACAACAAGTATCTGACCGCAGCCATTCATAATCTTTCGGCTACCAGTGATTCTTTGGCCAAGTCTAATCTGAAAGTTGCCATCAATAATGCCAATGCCTCCCTTGAACAGACCCGGGAAATCATGTCAAAAATCAATAAAGGCCAAGGCACTTTGGGTTTACTGGTAAATGATGAAACATTATATACCAATCTGAAAAATTCTTCCCAACAGTTGGATGCTTTGGTAAAGGACATAAAAGAACATCCAAGGCGCTATCTTCATTTTTCTGTTTTTGGAAAAAAAGAAAAGTAAAAATATATCCAGTTCATTTTTTCAGCATAAAGAACCTTAAAAACGGTTCTTTATTGCTATTAACAAAGTATTTAAAAATCTATCTTCATTTTACCTTTAAATGAACTTAAATAATTGTTTCATTTGCAATTTTTTAATCAAAATAATTTTTTAATATATTAACAATCAGACTTATATAAGAATTTAATTTTTTTTTATTTTTTTTTCTTATTTAATATCCTGACAATCCAAACAATATACTTTTAAAAAAAAAATCAATAGCAAAATGATTTTTTTATTTACGTTTTTTTTAGCAAAATTGTATACATAATCCATAAGGGCAAAAAATTTTTATAAACCGTTAAAAAATAAACATATAATAAAACCATGCATGAAATTGTTTGGACAAATTGCTTACGAATAATAAAAGATAATGTTCCTTCTATTAGCTACAAGACATGGTTTGAACCTATAGTCCCCCTCAAATTAGAAAAAAATGTTCTGACCATCCAGGTGCCCAGTCCATTTTTCTATGAATATCTTGAAGAGCAATACATAGATATTCTAAAAAAGACTTTGCGCAAAGAATTGGGTAAAGATGCAAAACTGGAATACAGTGTAGTTATGGAGAATAACTTTTCTTCAAATTCAAAACCTTATACGGTAAAGTTTCCTGCCAAAACCAAATCAGAAATCAAAAACAAACCGGTATCGATGCCCTTCAATGTGGAAGAGAATTTTATTAAAAATCCTTTTGTCATTCCCGGCATCAAAAAACTGGATATAGAGCCGCATTTGAATCCATCCTACTCCTTCCAAAACTTTATTGAAGGGGAATGCAACCGGCTTGCCCGCTCCGCAGGTTACGCAGTAGCAAACAATCCTGGAGGTACAGCTTTCAATCCTCTATTTATATATGGCGATTCAGGTCTTGGAAAGACTCATCTTGCACAGGCTGTGGGAATTGAAGTCAAAGACAAATATCCGGAAAAAACGGTTTTGTATGTAAACGCCAGCAAATTCCAGACTCAGTTTACCGATGCCGTAAGAAATAATTCAAAAAATGATTTCCTTCATTTCTATCAGATGATTGATGTACTCATCATTGATGATGTACATGAATTTGCCGGAAAAGAAAAAACCCAGGAGGTATTTTTTCATATTTTCAACCATCTGCACCAACTGGGCAAACAGCTGATCCTGACTTCAGATAAACCGCCTGTGGAGTTGCAGGGACTGGAACAACGACTGCTTTCTCGATTCAAATGGGGACTGTCGGCCGATTTACAAATTCCTGATATACAAACAAGAATTTCTATCTTAAGACAAAAAATTTATAACGACGGCATAGAAATGCCCGAAGATGTAATCGACTATATCGCTGAAAATATCACCAATAATGTTCGTGAACTTGAAGGGGCTTTAATTTCCGTCCTGGCCCAATCCACCTTAAATAAAAGGAAGATTACCCTTGACCTGGCCAGGGAGATGATTGACAAGCTT contains the following coding sequences:
- a CDS encoding N-acetylmuramoyl-L-alanine amidase, giving the protein MLKLIIKKHFCFLLLIGLFSVQISTWAKSTGNLKRFTVVIDAGHGGKDPGALGKEDVREKDIVLAIALKVGKYIESSCEDVRVIYTRNTDEFIPLHERAEIANRNKADLFISIHANTNPYNNKIEGTETYAMGLHTSNGNLEVAKKENAVITFEKDYSSHYEGYNPNSAESFIIFSLVQNTHLTQSLNFASFVQSHVKEEAQRNDRGVKQAGFLVLWRTTMPAVLIETGYISNENEERFLASEKGQNDLAYGIFKAFKEYKSHIESKSLFLAAADSTKVSHNRSTRNKHLPDNSGELRRSTDSLKANPDTNKAPLIVSNKKIEDQTGENEDTGSIRFRVQILASIKPVPLTAKNFKGLSNVEEMKVEKVYKYFVGNTANYHKALVLYRDIKKKYYPDAFIIACDNDKIIPLHEALNKIKN
- a CDS encoding MlaD family protein gives rise to the protein MKINKETKIGIFVTLVIAVFIWGLNFLKGRNLFTRENTFYAVYDNVGGLMESSKVIIHGYKVGKVDKIFFMSGHNDKIIVRLAIDKQFKIPKNSVAKIYSTDFMGTKAVDLILSDSKEYCNENDTLRSDFEQALIDQINDEILPVKFKAENLMMAIDTVLEDVHSVLNESTKKNISLTFRHVEGISASVDDLLSSQKGRLAAIFYNIESISDNLKENNKYLTAAIHNLSATSDSLAKSNLKVAINNANASLEQTREIMSKINKGQGTLGLLVNDETLYTNLKNSSQQLDALVKDIKEHPRRYLHFSVFGKKEK
- the dnaA gene encoding chromosomal replication initiator protein DnaA translates to MHEIVWTNCLRIIKDNVPSISYKTWFEPIVPLKLEKNVLTIQVPSPFFYEYLEEQYIDILKKTLRKELGKDAKLEYSVVMENNFSSNSKPYTVKFPAKTKSEIKNKPVSMPFNVEENFIKNPFVIPGIKKLDIEPHLNPSYSFQNFIEGECNRLARSAGYAVANNPGGTAFNPLFIYGDSGLGKTHLAQAVGIEVKDKYPEKTVLYVNASKFQTQFTDAVRNNSKNDFLHFYQMIDVLIIDDVHEFAGKEKTQEVFFHIFNHLHQLGKQLILTSDKPPVELQGLEQRLLSRFKWGLSADLQIPDIQTRISILRQKIYNDGIEMPEDVIDYIAENITNNVRELEGALISVLAQSTLNKRKITLDLAREMIDKLTKNTQKEISIDFIQKTVCNYLNVSVDAINSSTRKREIVQARQISMFFSKNLTKLSLASIGAQIGNKDHATVLHACKTVNNLIETDKVFKHQISEIERRLKN